A single genomic interval of Deltaproteobacteria bacterium harbors:
- a CDS encoding DUF983 domain-containing protein yields the protein MRQRVGPFAVARVRRILGRALRLRCPRCGRSPLWARAFRMHERCAVCGLRYEREQGYFVGAIYINYAVTVAVAAGVVLAADALVGLTLAEQLVLGVALAALVPLAFFRYARSLWLSLDYLVTTADERRERARLR from the coding sequence GTGAGGCAGCGGGTCGGCCCCTTCGCGGTCGCGCGCGTGCGGCGCATCCTGGGGCGCGCGCTCCGGCTGCGCTGCCCGCGTTGCGGGAGATCGCCGCTCTGGGCACGCGCCTTCCGCATGCACGAGCGCTGCGCGGTCTGCGGGCTCCGCTACGAGCGCGAGCAGGGGTACTTCGTCGGCGCCATCTACATCAACTACGCCGTGACGGTCGCCGTGGCGGCGGGGGTCGTGCTTGCGGCCGACGCGCTCGTCGGGCTGACGCTCGCCGAGCAGCTGGTGCTCGGCGTGGCGCTCGCGGCGCTGGTCCCGCTCGCCTTCTTCCGCTATGCCCGGAGCCTGTGGCTGTCGCTCGACTACCTGGTGACGACGGCGGACGAGCGGCGGGAGCGGG